A window of Glycine soja cultivar W05 chromosome 2, ASM419377v2, whole genome shotgun sequence genomic DNA:
AGAAGGGCCTTATGCCTAGCTTGGCAAGCAATGCAGCTTCAGAAGATCCAACCTTGTCTCCCTTCCTAATGAGTTCCACAGGTGTAATGATTTCCACAGTACCCTTGTTAATCTTGGTAGGAATGTTGAGCACCTGAAATACATAGACTAGGCATAAACAtgacataaaaacaaaataatcttgTAATGTTTgagaaatgattttgaaaacagaaaatttatttgataaaagtaattttaaaaaacatttttaaaagataatattcagttttcagctttattttataaaaaaaacatgtgcaTTGGTTTTctattaatattgttttttcttgCATTTTAATATTGTCCCCCACTTCTactaagttttatttaaaaaatatatagaattgaatagtttttaaaaaccaaaacacAACCAACCACACCCAAATTCTACAAGAACATTGCCGACCTGGAAGAAAGAGGTCTGAGAGGGATCGAGCCCTGTGTTGCCAGGAGGAACAACGACATCAATTGGAGCAACCAAACCAACACGAGCAGGAGCTCCAACCTGTTCGGATTAAACAATGTTTTGATGAGCATTCAATTAAAGCAAATAATAAACACAGATGACACGGtggcaaaaagaaagaatgaaaaactAACAATTGGGATGCAACTTACTGAACAACTACCACAATCTTAATAACTTGGGTCTATAACATATTTGGATACCAAATCACTAGGcataacatgaaaaaaaaacaatgtacaAGAATCAAACTTATGTTTAGCACCTTGCAACTACAAAGCAAATCGGATCATAATCATTATAAAACAACATCAGTAAACATCTTCAATGCTCACGAAATACATTCACTAGCATCAATTCAAAAAGCCTTGCTAAGTATTCACAGAAAAACTTTGGAAAGACTTGTTATGATTCAAATTAATTcataacacaaaaacaagaagcaTAGCCAAACGAGTAATGTTACAACATTATCAAATACAGAACGAAAACAAACCAATAAAATATGTACATAGTTTTAATTGAAATGTACGCAAATAACACTTTACCTTGTACTTAGCAACCTCCTCACTGACCTCCTTCAGGTCACCCTTGGTGAAAATCAATCCCACATTGCCCTAATTCAATGAAAAACACATTGTCTCAAATCCAGTAATTAAATACGAAACAATGAAAGCTAAAATAGATTAAGGAAGGATGTGAAACTCACGACAAGGAGGGGGATAAGGTTGAGATAGGCATTGTTTCCGGTTTTCTCAGCGTGCATCCTGACAGAGCGCTTCATCATGGTGTTCTTCCCCATGAGGACAACAGAGTCGCCGCGGAGACCCTTGCGAATGTTCTGGAGCTGGTTCGATCCCACGTTGTCGGAGTTTACAACGAGGATTTGGCCGTACTCCTCCATTAGGTCGCACAGCTTCGCATCGTAAGCGATCTTCTTCTCAGCCTTGGTCTGCTTCGGTGCCATTGATTATTTCTGTTGTGACTGGGAATAGTTTTACAGGGCAAAATCGAGGGCCAAGACGAAGCTCTGGCTCGGTCAAGGCGGACAGCACAACGTTGCCGTCTCTTTAACCTCCCAAGTTGATGTATGGAGACTAGGGTTTAGGTAGCAAACGAAGAAGCCAAATAGACAAACGACGGGAGTGGTGGTTTATATAGTGCCGATGGGGCAATGTTAATCTAGGTTTTGGGGAAAACCTAGATCCAACGGCTGCGATTCGAATCATACGGCTCATAGTGTTTATTCAGGCCCAATGGGCTTCAAACCTATATTTTGTTGGGATTTTTTGGCAGTTATTATTTACACTACAATTTTTTACTTGTACACTTTCCTATGCTTCTTTTTTCCCAACTACCCTCTAAAACACACTCCTCCTCTTCCCCCCTCCTTGCTACCAAAAACAATGCACTCCCCCCCCTTTGGATAAGATGTGACAAAAACAACTAATCCCGATAACATCTTAAACACCGAACATTCCCCAAACCCCATTAACTCCACAAAATCATTCACTCCCAAATCCCAAAACCTATGTGACAAAatctaacaaaagaaaaataagaagtaacAAAATAACTCATCaacacaaaatcaaaatcaagaatCCAAATCGGAACCCCAAAGCATCTCGTAGCCGCTAACGGAATCACCACAGGAAAGCTAAGTTTGATTTTCATTCTGATTAGTATAAAAGACAAGTTCTTATATGCATTTTATGATCCAATAAAAAGTaagctaattttttaatataaaaaaattgaaaatgaaattaatcatTTCATATTGATAGTATGGCTATGATTAGTGTGCAGGTATAGCTTGGCTTAGGAATAGATCCCCACACAAATATTAGCATGCCCCGGACGAGACAACAACTCTTTCTGCAGTTAAATTCGTAACTTTAAATTTACtaactttaattatttgaaactcttatatatattttccaaaaaaattaattttttaacagttTTATAAATAGCCCTTGACTCTCAAAATAATTGagatcaaataattaaattgaatttactaatttaattatttttttataaatactttcatgaaattaaaaatattatgggttaaattaataatttaaatttacttattttaattatttatactgaTCATAAATGCTGAGTTGaaattcaaacttaaaaaaaatattgtgaatgCTTTCTTGAAATTGAGAATAGTTaggattaaataattatattcaaattgACAATTTGAATTATCTAAAAATCATTGTAatgttttcataaaatttaaactcttaaaaatattttagatactTTTTAAAATCTGAGAATAATAACGTGTGAAttagtaaatttaaattaaatgattttaattatttgaaaattgttataaacttttaaaatatggtataaatgtttaattgaaattcagaaaatttaaaattaaatagttaaatcatatttattaactttcattgtctgaaaattgttaaaaatgcatttcttaaaaattgttttatcagACAATAAACGTGATATctgatcaaattaaattaacattaaataatattatatagactttcaatcacttaagtatgtattattaaattaacatttttttcattcatttacgtaattttgttttcaatatttttttacatgatattaaattaatgattttcataaaagtaattataatgaaataatgtagagttatttttttgataaatttcttttattgttaatttcatttggatttttttatgtgACTTCATTCGTTTATACAAACTTTTTTTACTTAAGGAGAGCAATATTGTCAAAATTATTCGCATTCAACTATCTTCAATTTATGAACCaatactcttaaaacaaaaggtTCTGAAAATTGTGAAAGTGGTGCTTATAGCCCTAAACAGAAAACAGTAATTAtgagataaattaataaaaagcaTATAACAGATATCCTTATTTAAAAAGAGGATAAAATTCCTGGGAAATTAAAGATCCTTGTATCAGAAACCCCAGTTACCAAATTGAAACCCTgatcaaaatcatattcattttCTATCATCCCGTGAGATGGAAGTATCCAATAGTGCTCAAGGAAAAGAGTACTACAAACCATGTATGTGATCCAAATCAGCATACTTCATCCACGTCACAAGTTACCAGccaaaaggagaagaggagaccATATACTCGTCATCAAGAACTGTCTTGATCTCATCAAGAAACAATGTTGGTGCGGCAAGAATTTTGAGCATACAAGAAAAGGCTCAGAAGCCTGCGCAGATTGCTGATTACAACACGTGAGGCCCAAAGGTAACTGTCCAGATTGCATATAGGTACAATTCTGGTATGTGTCATATGACGTGTACTTAGGGCACATGAGAATAGGTTGAACAACCTGCAGATAGTTAGTGAAAACATAAGGCTTCTGATAAGGAAGTTTTCTAATAGGTTCCTCGATAgggaagcaattcttccacacTGTACtcaataaaagaatatttaccATAATGCTTAGTCCTAATGCAAACTATGGCATACCCACATTAAAATTTTGGGCACAGTGAAGATTAGTAAAAAGTTTATAAATACTGCAACTTGAAGCAAACTAATCTAACTTGCAAATAATAAATGAGGTTAGCAAATGATGTAGCTAAATCTTAACGTGTAGAATATACTGTAGAATCAACAAAAAGTGACAGAAAAATGCTTTAGTCTGTTTGTTTAGGTGTTCCACCCTCCATTTCCCACATTCC
This region includes:
- the LOC114398982 gene encoding 60S acidic ribosomal protein P0 codes for the protein MAPKQTKAEKKIAYDAKLCDLMEEYGQILVVNSDNVGSNQLQNIRKGLRGDSVVLMGKNTMMKRSVRMHAEKTGNNAYLNLIPLLVGNVGLIFTKGDLKEVSEEVAKYKVGAPARVGLVAPIDVVVPPGNTGLDPSQTSFFQVLNIPTKINKGTVEIITPVELIRKGDKVGSSEAALLAKLGIRPFSYGLVVLSVYDNGSVFSPEVLDLTEDDLIGKFAAGVSMVTSLSLAISYPTLAAAPHMFVNAYKNVLAVAVETDYSFPEADKVKEYLKDPSKFAVAAVAAPAAASGAPAAAAKEEEKKEEPAEESDDDMGFSLFD